One Oceanotoga teriensis genomic window, ATTTTGTTAAAAATAAAGTTACCTTTATCTATACCGATAATAATGTCTGGAATAAGAAATGCAGTAGTGATGGGAGTTGGAATAGCAACATTGGGATATTTCGTATCTTCTGGAGGACTTGGTTATTTTATATTTGCAGGGTTGAGTAGATCAAGATATGAAATGGTAATAACAGGAGTTATACTTATTTCTTTTCTTGGAATTATGACAAATTATTTACTCATAAAATTAGAAAATTTAATAACTTCAAAGGGGTTAAAAATTAAATAAGAGGTGATTTATTTGTCTATAAAACTAAAAAACATATATAAAAAATATGATGATTTTACAGCAATAGAAAATATTAATATAGAGTTTGAAGATCATAAAATAATTGTTTTAATAGGACCTTCCGGTTGTGGTAAAACAACTCTTTTAAAAATTATAAATAAATTAATTGAAAGAAGTTCAGGCGAAATTTATATAAATAATAATTCAATAGATGATATAGATACTATATCTCTTAGAAGGAGTATTGGTTATGTAATTCAAGAAATAGGACTTTTTCCACACATGACAGTAAAAGAAAATATTTCTATTGTACCTAAACTTTTAAAATGGCCGAAAAAAAAGATAGAGGATAGGATCAAATATTTGATGGAACTTGTTAATCTTGATTATGAAATAAATATTAATAAATATCCAGCTCAACTTTCTGGTGGTCAAAGGCAACGTGTAGGTGTTGCAAGAGGTTTGGCTGCAGATCCAGAAATTTTATTAATGGATGAACCATTTGGTGCTATAGATCCCATAAATAGGGAAACACTTCAAAATGCATTTTTAGAAATTCAAAATAAAATAAAAAAGACTATAATATTCGTAACTCATGATATAAGAGAGGCTATTAAACTTGGAGATAAAATAGCTATTTTGAATAAAGGAAAAATAGAACAATATGATAATACGATCAATATCATAAAAAGACCAAAAAACTCTTTTGTAAGGAATTTATTGGGAGAAGATAGTGAATTTAAAGCTCTTGAATTTATAAAAG contains:
- a CDS encoding ABC transporter ATP-binding protein, whose translation is MSIKLKNIYKKYDDFTAIENINIEFEDHKIIVLIGPSGCGKTTLLKIINKLIERSSGEIYINNNSIDDIDTISLRRSIGYVIQEIGLFPHMTVKENISIVPKLLKWPKKKIEDRIKYLMELVNLDYEININKYPAQLSGGQRQRVGVARGLAADPEILLMDEPFGAIDPINRETLQNAFLEIQNKIKKTIIFVTHDIREAIKLGDKIAILNKGKIEQYDNTINIIKRPKNSFVRNLLGEDSEFKALEFIKVSESLSQNYTVLNINNYEDQVFNMIKNNNLKFIIFNDENNKFSGYLDLMNKDKFNIEKIKKLNVKSDFSLFDSLNIMLKAGVSKIPVINNKNEIIGLLEFESIFKHFSLSEVNK